The genomic region AACAATAAAGATTGTCTCTTTAGAAGAGAGGGCTAGACTTGTTTTATCGCTAGTCCCCTTCTAGAGACAATCTTTTTATTTTTCGACTAACTGATCAACTGTCACACTAATCTTTTTAGTTGGATCATTAAGGGGATGGACAGTTGCTTGTCCATTACTTTGATCAACATGTTCAATGTACACTTTTTCTCCGTTATAGATTACATCGATCATTTCTGGTGAAGAAGCGATTTCTTGTGTGCGTTTTGAATCCATCATGCCACCTCCTTGTTTTTTAGACATTGTTACTATTTGTATTAAAGCTTTTTTTATGCTTGAACATCTTGAATAAATTGGAAGATGGGTTTTTAGAGTACTGAAAGACAAGACTATGCATTCAAGCCTTTGCCTTTAGTATTTCTCAATTGCAGTAAGTTCAACTTTCTTCTTTAGCTTAATCAGAGAGAGTGTATACACGACTCCTCCTAAACCAGTTATTATTCCACATATGATTCCAACTATGTGAAAACCAAACGAGCTGTAGAACATTCCCATAATAAAAGATCCAGTAGCGACTGCAAGGTTTGTTGACAAGCTATATAAAGACATGATTCTACCCCTTAACTCAGTTGATTGATTACTCAATAGTGAACTAATACTTGTTAGAACAACACTTTGAAGGGCTCCCCAAACTACTAATAGGATATAAAAAATAAGTAGAGGAACCTTTACACTAGACAAAGCGAAAAGTGTTACCGATAAACCGATTAGAGCAGTAATTAAGGCTGCCTTTTTTCCAAAAAAATCAACAATTACACCAGCAAGAGGGCTAAGGGCAATACCTATACCATAAAACAAAATGACTTTCCCGGATTCACTTACATTTAGTTGGTAAGCCTGCTGAACATAGCTCCCTAAAAAGGTGTAGACTCCGTAGAATCCGAACATATTGCAAAACGTTGTAAAAAGTAGAAGGGTAACTTGTTTTTCATTTAATGCTATAAATAGATGCTGAAAGAATCCATTTTGCTTTTGGTGGTGGTATTCAGCACTCTGCTCTGTCTTAAGTAGAGTTAAAGACAGCGTGGATATTATTATACTTAACAATCCTATGAGGATAAACGTCCACCGCCAATGATATAAATCCCCAATATAAGCCCCCAGTGGAATTCCTAAAATTAAGGATAGGGACCAGCCAGATAAAACGATTCCCATCACCCTTCCTCGAAATTTAAATGGGACTTGGTCACCAACAAATGCATAGGCAGTGGGAATATAAATTCCAGCACAGATTCCAGAAAGCAATCTGCCTATTAACAGAATCAACATATTTGGAGCAATGGCACACAGGAAGCTCGTTACTGAAAAAATAAGTAAGCTCACACCCATTAATCGCGCCCTAGAAACCCGGTCAATGAAAGGAGCAATAAAGGGTACAACTAAACCAATAGCTAACCCGTATAAACTTACTGAGAGGGATGCTAAAGAAAAGGTCGTATTGAGATCACGAACTAGTTCAGGTAGAAGAGGAGATAAGATTAGTTCGTCTGATCCCACTAAAAAAATACCAGAGATTAATATAAACGTTACAAATAAGGGGAACTGTTCCTTTTTATTTTGATTGTTCATTAGCTTTCAACTACTTTCATTAAGTATTTTCTACAGTATAGCTAATGAAATTAAGGTTTGTTATAATTTTATTGAATGATATTAACATTCCATATAAGGTTCAAATGTTGGACTCTATGGTCTATGTACATAGTGGTTTTTGCTTAATTTCATAAAGTAAAATGAACAGTTCCTTTTCCCAGCGGGTTTAGTAAAAACAGTTCTTTACTGTATAAAATAATTAGTTTCTAGCAAGGAAAAATATGCAAAGATAGGGGAATCGAAGGATGGATCAGATTGATTTACATCTATTATCTTTACTAAAGGTAAACTCGAAAATGAAATATGCGGAGATGGGAACTGAAGTACATCTATCTGCACCTGCTGTTCATGAAAGGATTAAAAAGTTAGAAAAAAACGGAGTCATAAAAAATTATACAATCGAAACTAATCCTAAAAAACTAGGGTTATCGGTGTGTGCACTTATTAGTATCACGTTATCGAATGTTACCTTGTGCTCAGATGCAGTTATAGAATTGGAAAAAATTCATGAAGTTGAAGAATGTTTTAGTACGGCGGGTGAGGAGAGCCTTCTCATAAAGATCAGAACCAAGGATACTGATTCTTTGGAGCAGCTCTTGGTTAAATTGAGATCTATTTCAGGAGTTGAAAGAACATTAACTAAAATTGTGCTAACTTCTCATTTTGAAAGAACCGCTCTCCATAGTCCGAAAAACGAAGAAAGTATCAGTGGATTGTAATACGGGACAGAAATTAGATATTCTTGGAAGGTTACTAACATCTTATAAACATATCCACAAATACACATCCTTACAAATGCCTATAATAAAGGGTTTTACACAAACTTATTCACATTATCCACAGAAAAGGGTTGAGTTATCCACAATTTCAACCATGGTATTAAAGTCCTTATAAAATAACTAGTTATCCTATATATCCACAATTCGTTGTGGATTGTGGATAAGTTAATTGTGAATAAAAAAGTGAAGGTGGAATAGACCACCTTCACTTTTTTATCTATTATTTCCTAGATTTTGCTCTTTCGTCTGCAGCTTTTGAGCGTTCTTGTGCTTGTAGATCATCTGTATCAGCTAGCTCTTGGGAAAATTCGATATCCCGGCCATCTGAAGGCAATTTTGCATAGCTAGGCGTTTGTGGTAAAGAAGAAGTATTTTTATCTCTATTGCTATGTCCGTGATGTGTTGGCATTTTACAATCCCTCCATGCTAATGTAATCTTTGTTCTTGATTATCTTTTCACGAAGGGAGAAAGTTATTACGGTATTATTAGGAATTACGCTTATTGCTGATAAAGCCACCAGCGCGATCAGCCATTCTAAACTCACGTGAATATGTAACCTCTTGCATGCTACTTAGGGTGCTTTTTGATTTGTCTTTTCTTCGTTTGTTATCAGCCATTTATAAATCCCTCACTTTTCCATGAACTTACTATCATCGTTGCCGTAATGGAATCACTTTATTCATGAAATAAATAAATAAGAAAAGCATAAGCGCCCTGGTTAGCCCCGACAAGCAAATGTTCCACCGAGAAAAAAGGGGTGGTTTTCCCCTTTATTCTCGGTGGGTTATCCCGGTCTAACTGGCGCTAACTAAAGGAATAAAAAATTTAGTTTGAATTAAAGCGCCAGTAAGACCCCGATTGGTTCAACTAACCATCAGAAAATCACTGATGGAAGTTTCACTGTATCTGACCTCGAGGGGCTGGGCGCTGGAGCTAGACACAAAAAAGCCTACCATAATGGCAGGCTTGAAAAAATAAAATTTATGCTTCTTTCAAATGTTCTTCCTGGAATACATAAGGCTGTCTCATTGAATGAAGGTTATAAAGATCCTTTGGAATTTCAAACAGATTATATATATCTGCAGTAGCATTTAGTTCATCATATAAACTTTTTCTTGTCTCATTTGCAAAGATTGTGTAAGGAAGCTTTTCAGCAGCGCTAAAGGATCTACCGTTAACCTTACGTATTCTCATAAAGATACGCTCTATTCCTAAATCAAAGAACAGTTCATCAAAAAAGGCATCTTTAGCAATTTTATTATAGCCTTTTCCATGGTATGGTTTACCAAGCCAGGTTCCTAAGAAGCCAGCACCATCCTGGATATCAAACAAATTAATCGTGCCTATTGGGTTTCCCCACTCATCAAGAATTGTACGTGAAATAATTTCACCGCGTTCTTCAGCTTCAATCGTCTGTTTTGTTAGGAACAGGAATTCTTCATAGGTTGCTGCTTTTTGACGCACAAAAGGAAAGACATCTGGGTGCACCATTAGCTCATAAAGAGCATGGCAGTCTTGTAGATCACGTTTCTTTAGCATGCTTTATCCCTCCAATCATGAGGGCAGAAAAAGCCCATAAGTAAGTAGGACTTCACCCTCGAAATTTTTTAATATGTTAGCTAAAAAAATTTCGGGGTGGGAATCGAACCCACTAGGACCAGTCATGCTGGTGGCGCACCATTTGCCTTTCCCTAATTTATACTTGTGGATATAAAGTTTTAGGTATGTTATATATTCTTATGAATACTTAAAGTATAATACGATAAAATTTGTAAAAAAGATACTACTTTTTTGTTAATTTTTTTTGTAAATTATTTCCCCATTAATCATCGTTAAACGAGCCTTTGCAAGATAGTGAAAAGGGTGATGACTCCACAATACAATATCAGCATCCTTACCGACTTCGAGACTGCCTACACGGTCATCTACGCGAAGATTTCGTGCCGGTGTAATGGTAATTCCCTCAAGTGCTTTTTGTTCATCAAGTCCTTCACGAACAGCTAATGCTGCACAAATATTTAAGTATTGAATTGGTGTATACGGATGGTCAGTTGTAATCGATACTTCAACCCCGGCATCGGCTAATACTTGATAGGTAATCCATGATTTATTTTTAAGTTCAATCTTACTACGACGTGTTAGTGTAGGTCCCACACTAACCTTCACATTTTTTCCTTCAAATTCACTAGGAATTAAATGCCCTTCCGTACAATGCTCAATTCTATAATCAAGGTCAAATTCTTCTGCAAAGCGCATGCCTGACATAATGTCGTCCGCACGGTGAGCATGAATTCGAACAGGAATTTCTCTGTTAAGAACTTTCACGATCGGTGCAATTCGTATATCCTCTGGATGATTGCTGTATTTCGCCTTGTAGAAGGCTTCGCGCAGCATTCCCATAATCCCCATTCTTGTAATAGAGTCATTACTACCATGACTATGAATGCGTTTTGGATTTTCACCAAGTGCAATTTTTAAACCTGCTGTTTCCTGTAGTAGCATTTTTGACACGCTACGACCATGTGTCTTAATAACGGAGGTTGTACCACCAATCACGTTAGCACTACCTGGCATAATATGTGCGGTTGTGATTCCATGCTGTATGGCATCTGAAAAGGCCGTGTCTAATGGGTGTAGACTATCCAATGCTCTTATATGTGGTGTAAGTGGTTCGATTGTTTCATTTGCATCATTACCAGCCCAACCAGTTCCTTCATCATAAAGACCTAGATGTGTGTGAACATCAACGAGGCCAGGAAATAGAAGCATTTCTTTGCAATCAACAACGAAGGCATCTTCAGTAGGTTGAATGTTATATCCGATTTCTTTGATTTTACCGTCTTCTACAAATAAGTCTGCGTTATGTAGAGGAGGGCTTGTTACGGGATAAATGGTTGCATTTTTAAATAGGGTTTTCATTGTGTTACTCCTTCGTTTCTAAAGATTACTTTTATTTTAGGATCTATCACAAATTGGTAGTAATTAAAAGTGTCCACTTCATTGCGTTCCAGACACTTGCTTTCCGCGGGAGGAAGTCAAGTGTCATCCACTCCATTTCACTACCGTTGAAAACTGAGAGAATGTTGCAACTAACCTTAATAAATCAATCTATTTTAATATGTCAGTTAATGCGTCTTCAAGTTTATTATAGGCAAATACATAGTCGCTGTCTTTAGCTTTTTGAGGCAATACTTTTTGGCCTTCTAGTACTAGGATGCTCATCTCTCCAAGCAGTGCTTTTAGGGCGAAGCTTGGGGCTGGGAGCCAGTGTGGTTTATTTAGAACTTGTGCGATTGTTTGTCCGAACTCTTTCATTTTTACTGGGCGAGGTGCTACTGTATTTATTGGCCCTTTAATACTTGGATTGGTAATGGCATGTTGAATAAGCCCGACAACATCGTCTATGTGAACCCAGGAAAGCCATTGCTTCCCAGAGCCAACTGTCCCACCTGCCAGAAGTTTGTATGGTAAAACCATCTTCGGAAGTGCGCCTTCCTGAGAATCAAGGATAATTCCAAACCGTGTTAAAACAGTTCGAATTCCTAGTTTTTCTGCAGCTAAGGCTTCTTGCTCCCAAGTCACGACGGTTTTAGCTAAGAAATCCTCTCCATGCTCTTGGTCTGCTTCTGTAAATTCCTTTTCTCGAGAGATGCCATAATATCCTACCGCACTAGCATTGATTAGGACAGAAGGCTTAGTTTCAAGTTGGGCAAGAATTCGAATGACTTCTTTCGTTGCTTCTACTCGGCTATCTATAATTCGCTTTTTCCTGTCAGCTGTCCATCTCCCACTATTTAACGATTCCCCAGCTAAGTTTATAAATACGTCAATATCAGTTAACGAGTCTTCGGGTTTACTTCCTGAGGTTAACCATTGTACATAATGTAAGCCTTTTTCAGGAGTTTGTAGATTCTTTCTAGATAAAATGAATACTTCATGATTATTTTTCAAAAAAGCTTTTGTTAAAGCTTGGCCAACAAAGCCTGTACCACCAGTAATGGCTATTTTCATTATGATTCCTCCAATTTAAAGTATCCTTATTCCTATAATCATAACATTTTCCTTAAATATGCTATATTTAAACATGAGGTGATCTATATGGCGATTATTACAAAAATCACAACTCAAAAAAAAGCAAAAGATAGATATAATATCTTTATTGATGATGGAAAAGGTGAGAGGTATGCTTTTAGTGTACATGAGGATGTTCTAATCTCTCACAATTTACAAAAAGGTCAAGAAATTGATGAGTTTGATATAGAGGAAATAAGTTTTAATGATGATGTGACAAAAGCTTTCCAGCAGTCCTTAGTGTATCTCTCCTATCGTATGAGAGCTACATCAGAGGTTATTCAGCATTTAAAAGAAAAAGAATATGAAGATGCCGTGATACAGGAAGTCATACATAAAGTAACCAATCTGAGTTATTTAAATGATGAAGAATTTGCCGTGGCTTATGTTAATACAAACGCAAAGGTCTCCTTAAAGGGCCCTGTTGTGTTAAAGCAAGAGCTTCTTCAGAAAAAAATGCCCTCTAGGATTATTGAACACGCCTTGTCACAGTATTCATTTGATCATCAAGTACAATATGCTAAAAAATATTGTGATAAAACGTATAAAAAGACTGTGACAAGTTCAGAAAGAATGCAGAAGCAAAAAATCACAGAAGCACTGATTAGAAAGGGTTTTACACAGGATGTAATCA from Bacillus mesophilus harbors:
- a CDS encoding TIGR01777 family oxidoreductase codes for the protein MKIAITGGTGFVGQALTKAFLKNNHEVFILSRKNLQTPEKGLHYVQWLTSGSKPEDSLTDIDVFINLAGESLNSGRWTADRKKRIIDSRVEATKEVIRILAQLETKPSVLINASAVGYYGISREKEFTEADQEHGEDFLAKTVVTWEQEALAAEKLGIRTVLTRFGIILDSQEGALPKMVLPYKLLAGGTVGSGKQWLSWVHIDDVVGLIQHAITNPSIKGPINTVAPRPVKMKEFGQTIAQVLNKPHWLPAPSFALKALLGEMSILVLEGQKVLPQKAKDSDYVFAYNKLEDALTDILK
- a CDS encoding YfhD family protein, with product MPTHHGHSNRDKNTSSLPQTPSYAKLPSDGRDIEFSQELADTDDLQAQERSKAADERAKSRK
- a CDS encoding H-type small acid-soluble spore protein, with product MDSKRTQEIASSPEMIDVIYNGEKVYIEHVDQSNGQATVHPLNDPTKKISVTVDQLVEK
- a CDS encoding Lrp/AsnC family transcriptional regulator, which encodes MDQIDLHLLSLLKVNSKMKYAEMGTEVHLSAPAVHERIKKLEKNGVIKNYTIETNPKKLGLSVCALISITLSNVTLCSDAVIELEKIHEVEECFSTAGEESLLIKIRTKDTDSLEQLLVKLRSISGVERTLTKIVLTSHFERTALHSPKNEESISGL
- a CDS encoding MFS transporter — its product is MNNQNKKEQFPLFVTFILISGIFLVGSDELILSPLLPELVRDLNTTFSLASLSVSLYGLAIGLVVPFIAPFIDRVSRARLMGVSLLIFSVTSFLCAIAPNMLILLIGRLLSGICAGIYIPTAYAFVGDQVPFKFRGRVMGIVLSGWSLSLILGIPLGAYIGDLYHWRWTFILIGLLSIIISTLSLTLLKTEQSAEYHHQKQNGFFQHLFIALNEKQVTLLLFTTFCNMFGFYGVYTFLGSYVQQAYQLNVSESGKVILFYGIGIALSPLAGVIVDFFGKKAALITALIGLSVTLFALSSVKVPLLIFYILLVVWGALQSVVLTSISSLLSNQSTELRGRIMSLYSLSTNLAVATGSFIMGMFYSSFGFHIVGIICGIITGLGGVVYTLSLIKLKKKVELTAIEKY
- a CDS encoding YfhE family protein yields the protein MADNKRRKDKSKSTLSSMQEVTYSREFRMADRAGGFISNKRNS
- a CDS encoding amidohydrolase; translated protein: MKTLFKNATIYPVTSPPLHNADLFVEDGKIKEIGYNIQPTEDAFVVDCKEMLLFPGLVDVHTHLGLYDEGTGWAGNDANETIEPLTPHIRALDSLHPLDTAFSDAIQHGITTAHIMPGSANVIGGTTSVIKTHGRSVSKMLLQETAGLKIALGENPKRIHSHGSNDSITRMGIMGMLREAFYKAKYSNHPEDIRIAPIVKVLNREIPVRIHAHRADDIMSGMRFAEEFDLDYRIEHCTEGHLIPSEFEGKNVKVSVGPTLTRRSKIELKNKSWITYQVLADAGVEVSITTDHPYTPIQYLNICAALAVREGLDEQKALEGITITPARNLRVDDRVGSLEVGKDADIVLWSHHPFHYLAKARLTMINGEIIYKKN
- a CDS encoding GNAT family N-acetyltransferase; the protein is MLKKRDLQDCHALYELMVHPDVFPFVRQKAATYEEFLFLTKQTIEAEERGEIISRTILDEWGNPIGTINLFDIQDGAGFLGTWLGKPYHGKGYNKIAKDAFFDELFFDLGIERIFMRIRKVNGRSFSAAEKLPYTIFANETRKSLYDELNATADIYNLFEIPKDLYNLHSMRQPYVFQEEHLKEA
- the recX gene encoding recombination regulator RecX; its protein translation is MAIITKITTQKKAKDRYNIFIDDGKGERYAFSVHEDVLISHNLQKGQEIDEFDIEEISFNDDVTKAFQQSLVYLSYRMRATSEVIQHLKEKEYEDAVIQEVIHKVTNLSYLNDEEFAVAYVNTNAKVSLKGPVVLKQELLQKKMPSRIIEHALSQYSFDHQVQYAKKYCDKTYKKTVTSSERMQKQKITEALIRKGFTQDVITIVLDESVPERDAQEEWVAICNMGEKAHRRYSKFNGWEYSQKMKQYLFQKGFPIDLIEQYLQSEDCPNPTID